One Solanum pennellii chromosome 9, SPENNV200 DNA segment encodes these proteins:
- the LOC107031249 gene encoding sterol 3-beta-glucosyltransferase UGT80A2-like isoform X4 — protein MLLKQAIFYANCHLKLERSKTEPPTHSSQFAEEAANISDDSDSEQQKLKLLKRIATVKDDGTVEFEIPGDEESRVLGVESQSVSNEVEDEPLDEIELHYIPPMQIVMLIVGTRGDVQPFIAIGKRLQEYGHRVRLATHANFKEFVLTAGLEFYPLGGDPVVLAGYMVKNKGFLPSAPSEIPVQRNQLKEIISSLLPACEEPDMDTGVPFKADAIIANPPAYGHTHVAEALKIPIHIFFTMPWTPTSEFPHPLSRIKQPAGYRLSYQIVDSLIWLGIRDMINDTRKRKLKLRPVTYLSSSQVSVLDIPHGYIWSPHLVPKPKDWGPKVDVVGFCFLDLASGYEPPESLVNWLKDGQKPIYIGFGSLPVQEPEKMTQIIVEALERTGQRGIINKGWGGLGNLAEPKDFVYLLDNCPHDWLFLQCSAVVHHGGAGTTAAGLKAACPTTIVPFFGDQPFWGERVHARGVGPPPIPIDEFSLPKLVEAIEFMLDPKVKENAVELAKAMENEDGVTGAVKAFFKHLLRNNEPDLDETPAPRSLFSLRRCLGFC, from the exons ATGCTTTTGAAACAGGCCATCTTCTATGCTAACT GTCATCTTAAGTTGGAAAGATCAAAAACTGAGCCACCTACACACAGTAGTCAATTTGCTGAAGAGGCAGCAAATATCTCTGATGACAGCGATTCTGAACAACAGAAG CTCAAGTTGTTGAAGAGGATTGCAACTGTCAAAGACGATGGAACTGTAGAATTTGAGATTCCGGGTGATGAAGAATCCAGGGTGCTTGGAGTGGAATCTCAAAGTGTCTCtaatgaagttgaagatgaGCCTCTTGATGAAATAGAACTTCACTATATTCCTCCAATGCAGATTGTAATGCTTATTGTTGGAACACGTGGTGATGTGCAACCCTTTATTGCAATTGGCAAACGTTTGCAG GAGTATGGACATCGAGTGAGGCTGGCAACCCATGCAAATTTCAAAGAGTTTGTCTTAACCGCTGGGTTGGAATTCTATCCTCTTGGGGGTGATCCAGTAGTTTTGGCTGGAT ATATGGTTAAAAACAAGGGCTTCTTACCTTCTGCACCCTCAGAAATTCCTGTTCAGAGAAACCAATTGAAGGAAATTATAAGTTCTCTACTCCCAGCTTGCGAAGAACCTGATATGGATACTGGAGTACCCTTTAAAGCAGATGCGATTATTGCTAATCCCCCAGCATATG GGCATACACATGTTGCGGAAGCACTGAAAATTCCAATTCATATTTTCTTTACAATGCCATGGAC GCCAACTAGCGAATTTCCTCATCCATTGTCTCGCATTAAACAACCAGCTGGATATCGG CTGTCATATCAGATTGTTGACTCCTTGATTTGGCTAGGGATTCGAGATATGATTAATGATACCAGGAAAAGAAAACTGAAGCTAAGACCAGTTACATATTTAAGCAGTTCTCAAGTCTCTGTGCTGGATATCCCACATGGATATATTTGGAGTCCTCACCTTGTTCCTAAACCAAAAG ATTGGGGACCAAAGGTTGATGTAGTGGGATTTTGCTTCCTCGATCTTGCATCTGGTTATGAACCTCCAGAATCACTAGTAAACTGGCTGAAAGATGGTCAGAAACCCATTTACATTGGCTTTGGTAGTCTT CCTGTTCAAGAGCCAGAGAAAATGACCCAAATAATTGTTGAGGCATTGGAACGCACTGGACAAAGGGGGATCATTAACAAAGGCTGGGGTGGCCTTGGCAATT TGGCTGAGCCAAAGGATTTTGTGTACTTGCTTGATAATTGTCCCCATGATTGGCTATTCTTACAATGTTCTGCAGTG GTGCACCACGGGGGTGCTGGAACAACGGCTGCTGGTCTTAAAGCTGCG TGTCCAACAACTATCGTACCCTTCTTTGGTGACCAGCCATTTTGGGGGGAAAGGGTGCACGCTAGAGGTGTAGGCCCTCCACCTATACCTATCGACGAATTTTCCCTTCCTAAGCTTGTTGAGGCAATTGAATTCATGCTTGATCCTAAG GTAAAGGAGAACGCAGTTGAGCTGGCTAAGGCGATGGAGAATGAAGACGGGGTCACTGGAGCAGTAAAAGCCTTCTTCAAGCATCTTCTCCGCAATAATGAGCCTGATCTTGATGAAACACCTGCACCACgaagtttattttctttaagaaGATGCTTAGGTTTTTGCTAG
- the LOC107031249 gene encoding sterol 3-beta-glucosyltransferase UGT80A2-like isoform X1, with protein sequence MSKEKNVVDDYGDYYAVPDLDSREIVGGSVSNVVSHSSETSGTEVARFTTLPHKIFSSDKSESHSGHLKLERSKTEPPTHSSQFAEEAANISDDSDSEQQKLKLLKRIATVKDDGTVEFEIPGDEESRVLGVESQSVSNEVEDEPLDEIELHYIPPMQIVMLIVGTRGDVQPFIAIGKRLQEYGHRVRLATHANFKEFVLTAGLEFYPLGGDPVVLAGYMVKNKGFLPSAPSEIPVQRNQLKEIISSLLPACEEPDMDTGVPFKADAIIANPPAYGHTHVAEALKIPIHIFFTMPWTPTSEFPHPLSRIKQPAGYRLSYQIVDSLIWLGIRDMINDTRKRKLKLRPVTYLSSSQVSVLDIPHGYIWSPHLVPKPKDWGPKVDVVGFCFLDLASGYEPPESLVNWLKDGQKPIYIGFGSLPVQEPEKMTQIIVEALERTGQRGIINKGWGGLGNLAEPKDFVYLLDNCPHDWLFLQCSAVVHHGGAGTTAAGLKAACPTTIVPFFGDQPFWGERVHARGVGPPPIPIDEFSLPKLVEAIEFMLDPKVKENAVELAKAMENEDGVTGAVKAFFKHLLRNNEPDLDETPAPRSLFSLRRCLGFC encoded by the exons ATGTCGAAAGAGAAGAATGTTGTAGATGATTATGGAGATTATTATGCTGTTCCTGACCTGGATAGCAGAGAAATAGTTGGTGGTTCAGTTTCAAATGTCGTCAGTCACTCttcag AGACTTCTGGCACGGAAGTTGCACGTTTCACTACACTGCCTCACAAAATATTTAGCTCAGACAAATCTGAATCACATTCAGGTCATCTTAAGTTGGAAAGATCAAAAACTGAGCCACCTACACACAGTAGTCAATTTGCTGAAGAGGCAGCAAATATCTCTGATGACAGCGATTCTGAACAACAGAAG CTCAAGTTGTTGAAGAGGATTGCAACTGTCAAAGACGATGGAACTGTAGAATTTGAGATTCCGGGTGATGAAGAATCCAGGGTGCTTGGAGTGGAATCTCAAAGTGTCTCtaatgaagttgaagatgaGCCTCTTGATGAAATAGAACTTCACTATATTCCTCCAATGCAGATTGTAATGCTTATTGTTGGAACACGTGGTGATGTGCAACCCTTTATTGCAATTGGCAAACGTTTGCAG GAGTATGGACATCGAGTGAGGCTGGCAACCCATGCAAATTTCAAAGAGTTTGTCTTAACCGCTGGGTTGGAATTCTATCCTCTTGGGGGTGATCCAGTAGTTTTGGCTGGAT ATATGGTTAAAAACAAGGGCTTCTTACCTTCTGCACCCTCAGAAATTCCTGTTCAGAGAAACCAATTGAAGGAAATTATAAGTTCTCTACTCCCAGCTTGCGAAGAACCTGATATGGATACTGGAGTACCCTTTAAAGCAGATGCGATTATTGCTAATCCCCCAGCATATG GGCATACACATGTTGCGGAAGCACTGAAAATTCCAATTCATATTTTCTTTACAATGCCATGGAC GCCAACTAGCGAATTTCCTCATCCATTGTCTCGCATTAAACAACCAGCTGGATATCGG CTGTCATATCAGATTGTTGACTCCTTGATTTGGCTAGGGATTCGAGATATGATTAATGATACCAGGAAAAGAAAACTGAAGCTAAGACCAGTTACATATTTAAGCAGTTCTCAAGTCTCTGTGCTGGATATCCCACATGGATATATTTGGAGTCCTCACCTTGTTCCTAAACCAAAAG ATTGGGGACCAAAGGTTGATGTAGTGGGATTTTGCTTCCTCGATCTTGCATCTGGTTATGAACCTCCAGAATCACTAGTAAACTGGCTGAAAGATGGTCAGAAACCCATTTACATTGGCTTTGGTAGTCTT CCTGTTCAAGAGCCAGAGAAAATGACCCAAATAATTGTTGAGGCATTGGAACGCACTGGACAAAGGGGGATCATTAACAAAGGCTGGGGTGGCCTTGGCAATT TGGCTGAGCCAAAGGATTTTGTGTACTTGCTTGATAATTGTCCCCATGATTGGCTATTCTTACAATGTTCTGCAGTG GTGCACCACGGGGGTGCTGGAACAACGGCTGCTGGTCTTAAAGCTGCG TGTCCAACAACTATCGTACCCTTCTTTGGTGACCAGCCATTTTGGGGGGAAAGGGTGCACGCTAGAGGTGTAGGCCCTCCACCTATACCTATCGACGAATTTTCCCTTCCTAAGCTTGTTGAGGCAATTGAATTCATGCTTGATCCTAAG GTAAAGGAGAACGCAGTTGAGCTGGCTAAGGCGATGGAGAATGAAGACGGGGTCACTGGAGCAGTAAAAGCCTTCTTCAAGCATCTTCTCCGCAATAATGAGCCTGATCTTGATGAAACACCTGCACCACgaagtttattttctttaagaaGATGCTTAGGTTTTTGCTAG
- the LOC107031249 gene encoding sterol 3-beta-glucosyltransferase UGT80A2-like isoform X2 has translation MSKEKNVVDDYGDYYAVPDLDSREIVGGSVSNVVSHSSGHLKLERSKTEPPTHSSQFAEEAANISDDSDSEQQKLKLLKRIATVKDDGTVEFEIPGDEESRVLGVESQSVSNEVEDEPLDEIELHYIPPMQIVMLIVGTRGDVQPFIAIGKRLQEYGHRVRLATHANFKEFVLTAGLEFYPLGGDPVVLAGYMVKNKGFLPSAPSEIPVQRNQLKEIISSLLPACEEPDMDTGVPFKADAIIANPPAYGHTHVAEALKIPIHIFFTMPWTPTSEFPHPLSRIKQPAGYRLSYQIVDSLIWLGIRDMINDTRKRKLKLRPVTYLSSSQVSVLDIPHGYIWSPHLVPKPKDWGPKVDVVGFCFLDLASGYEPPESLVNWLKDGQKPIYIGFGSLPVQEPEKMTQIIVEALERTGQRGIINKGWGGLGNLAEPKDFVYLLDNCPHDWLFLQCSAVVHHGGAGTTAAGLKAACPTTIVPFFGDQPFWGERVHARGVGPPPIPIDEFSLPKLVEAIEFMLDPKVKENAVELAKAMENEDGVTGAVKAFFKHLLRNNEPDLDETPAPRSLFSLRRCLGFC, from the exons ATGTCGAAAGAGAAGAATGTTGTAGATGATTATGGAGATTATTATGCTGTTCCTGACCTGGATAGCAGAGAAATAGTTGGTGGTTCAGTTTCAAATGTCGTCAGTCACTCttcag GTCATCTTAAGTTGGAAAGATCAAAAACTGAGCCACCTACACACAGTAGTCAATTTGCTGAAGAGGCAGCAAATATCTCTGATGACAGCGATTCTGAACAACAGAAG CTCAAGTTGTTGAAGAGGATTGCAACTGTCAAAGACGATGGAACTGTAGAATTTGAGATTCCGGGTGATGAAGAATCCAGGGTGCTTGGAGTGGAATCTCAAAGTGTCTCtaatgaagttgaagatgaGCCTCTTGATGAAATAGAACTTCACTATATTCCTCCAATGCAGATTGTAATGCTTATTGTTGGAACACGTGGTGATGTGCAACCCTTTATTGCAATTGGCAAACGTTTGCAG GAGTATGGACATCGAGTGAGGCTGGCAACCCATGCAAATTTCAAAGAGTTTGTCTTAACCGCTGGGTTGGAATTCTATCCTCTTGGGGGTGATCCAGTAGTTTTGGCTGGAT ATATGGTTAAAAACAAGGGCTTCTTACCTTCTGCACCCTCAGAAATTCCTGTTCAGAGAAACCAATTGAAGGAAATTATAAGTTCTCTACTCCCAGCTTGCGAAGAACCTGATATGGATACTGGAGTACCCTTTAAAGCAGATGCGATTATTGCTAATCCCCCAGCATATG GGCATACACATGTTGCGGAAGCACTGAAAATTCCAATTCATATTTTCTTTACAATGCCATGGAC GCCAACTAGCGAATTTCCTCATCCATTGTCTCGCATTAAACAACCAGCTGGATATCGG CTGTCATATCAGATTGTTGACTCCTTGATTTGGCTAGGGATTCGAGATATGATTAATGATACCAGGAAAAGAAAACTGAAGCTAAGACCAGTTACATATTTAAGCAGTTCTCAAGTCTCTGTGCTGGATATCCCACATGGATATATTTGGAGTCCTCACCTTGTTCCTAAACCAAAAG ATTGGGGACCAAAGGTTGATGTAGTGGGATTTTGCTTCCTCGATCTTGCATCTGGTTATGAACCTCCAGAATCACTAGTAAACTGGCTGAAAGATGGTCAGAAACCCATTTACATTGGCTTTGGTAGTCTT CCTGTTCAAGAGCCAGAGAAAATGACCCAAATAATTGTTGAGGCATTGGAACGCACTGGACAAAGGGGGATCATTAACAAAGGCTGGGGTGGCCTTGGCAATT TGGCTGAGCCAAAGGATTTTGTGTACTTGCTTGATAATTGTCCCCATGATTGGCTATTCTTACAATGTTCTGCAGTG GTGCACCACGGGGGTGCTGGAACAACGGCTGCTGGTCTTAAAGCTGCG TGTCCAACAACTATCGTACCCTTCTTTGGTGACCAGCCATTTTGGGGGGAAAGGGTGCACGCTAGAGGTGTAGGCCCTCCACCTATACCTATCGACGAATTTTCCCTTCCTAAGCTTGTTGAGGCAATTGAATTCATGCTTGATCCTAAG GTAAAGGAGAACGCAGTTGAGCTGGCTAAGGCGATGGAGAATGAAGACGGGGTCACTGGAGCAGTAAAAGCCTTCTTCAAGCATCTTCTCCGCAATAATGAGCCTGATCTTGATGAAACACCTGCACCACgaagtttattttctttaagaaGATGCTTAGGTTTTTGCTAG
- the LOC107031249 gene encoding sterol 3-beta-glucosyltransferase UGT80A2-like isoform X3, producing MSKEKNVVDDYGDYYAVPDLDSREIVGGSVSNVVSHSSETSGTEVARFTTLPHKIFSSDKSESHSGHLKLERSKTEPPTHSSQFAEEAANISDDSDSEQQKLKLLKRIATVKDDGTVEFEIPGDEESRVLGVESQSVSNEVEDEPLDEIELHYIPPMQIVMLIVGTRGDVQPFIAIGKRLQEYGHRVRLATHANFKEFVLTAGLEFYPLGGDPVVLAGYMVKNKGFLPSAPSEIPVQRNQLKEIISSLLPACEEPDMDTGVPFKADAIIANPPAYGHTHVAEALKIPIHIFFTMPWTPTSEFPHPLSRIKQPAGYRLSYQIVDSLIWLGIRDMINDTRKRKLKLRPVTYLSSSQVSVLDIPHGYIWSPHLVPKPKDWGPKVDVVGFCFLDLASGYEPPESLVNWLKDGQKPIYIGFGSLPVQEPEKMTQIIVEALERTGQRGIINKGWGGLGNLAEPKDFVYLLDNCPHDWLFLQCSAVVHHGGAGTTAAGLKAACPTTIVPFFGDQPFWGERVHARGVGPPPIPIDEFSLPKLVEAIEFMLDPKGNQKTQGMVV from the exons ATGTCGAAAGAGAAGAATGTTGTAGATGATTATGGAGATTATTATGCTGTTCCTGACCTGGATAGCAGAGAAATAGTTGGTGGTTCAGTTTCAAATGTCGTCAGTCACTCttcag AGACTTCTGGCACGGAAGTTGCACGTTTCACTACACTGCCTCACAAAATATTTAGCTCAGACAAATCTGAATCACATTCAGGTCATCTTAAGTTGGAAAGATCAAAAACTGAGCCACCTACACACAGTAGTCAATTTGCTGAAGAGGCAGCAAATATCTCTGATGACAGCGATTCTGAACAACAGAAG CTCAAGTTGTTGAAGAGGATTGCAACTGTCAAAGACGATGGAACTGTAGAATTTGAGATTCCGGGTGATGAAGAATCCAGGGTGCTTGGAGTGGAATCTCAAAGTGTCTCtaatgaagttgaagatgaGCCTCTTGATGAAATAGAACTTCACTATATTCCTCCAATGCAGATTGTAATGCTTATTGTTGGAACACGTGGTGATGTGCAACCCTTTATTGCAATTGGCAAACGTTTGCAG GAGTATGGACATCGAGTGAGGCTGGCAACCCATGCAAATTTCAAAGAGTTTGTCTTAACCGCTGGGTTGGAATTCTATCCTCTTGGGGGTGATCCAGTAGTTTTGGCTGGAT ATATGGTTAAAAACAAGGGCTTCTTACCTTCTGCACCCTCAGAAATTCCTGTTCAGAGAAACCAATTGAAGGAAATTATAAGTTCTCTACTCCCAGCTTGCGAAGAACCTGATATGGATACTGGAGTACCCTTTAAAGCAGATGCGATTATTGCTAATCCCCCAGCATATG GGCATACACATGTTGCGGAAGCACTGAAAATTCCAATTCATATTTTCTTTACAATGCCATGGAC GCCAACTAGCGAATTTCCTCATCCATTGTCTCGCATTAAACAACCAGCTGGATATCGG CTGTCATATCAGATTGTTGACTCCTTGATTTGGCTAGGGATTCGAGATATGATTAATGATACCAGGAAAAGAAAACTGAAGCTAAGACCAGTTACATATTTAAGCAGTTCTCAAGTCTCTGTGCTGGATATCCCACATGGATATATTTGGAGTCCTCACCTTGTTCCTAAACCAAAAG ATTGGGGACCAAAGGTTGATGTAGTGGGATTTTGCTTCCTCGATCTTGCATCTGGTTATGAACCTCCAGAATCACTAGTAAACTGGCTGAAAGATGGTCAGAAACCCATTTACATTGGCTTTGGTAGTCTT CCTGTTCAAGAGCCAGAGAAAATGACCCAAATAATTGTTGAGGCATTGGAACGCACTGGACAAAGGGGGATCATTAACAAAGGCTGGGGTGGCCTTGGCAATT TGGCTGAGCCAAAGGATTTTGTGTACTTGCTTGATAATTGTCCCCATGATTGGCTATTCTTACAATGTTCTGCAGTG GTGCACCACGGGGGTGCTGGAACAACGGCTGCTGGTCTTAAAGCTGCG TGTCCAACAACTATCGTACCCTTCTTTGGTGACCAGCCATTTTGGGGGGAAAGGGTGCACGCTAGAGGTGTAGGCCCTCCACCTATACCTATCGACGAATTTTCCCTTCCTAAGCTTGTTGAGGCAATTGAATTCATGCTTGATCCTAAG ggAAACCAAAAAACTCAAGGCATGGTTGTATGA